Proteins from a genomic interval of Rhodospirillaceae bacterium:
- a CDS encoding ABC transporter ATP-binding protein codes for MTKKNKSSALTIGHSKNLISSAFKIFWKSGWKRVLAITICLVIGNIVGGFGIASLIPAFNALDYQGSNSNPSNAHEMVQGIFEFLGIPLEISYILGIFIIATFIKAILSCISTSYLGQAVAALSTKWRLALSLGIQQARWQYYNIRPLNVVVAALDKDTERAGAAYRVSVEFFGFILQFLAYFCIVMLISWQVALMSLGIGLLISLVLNKFVRMSRKLSAKQNATNIRMGREMTNFLLNIKPLKAMQRHAHFSHLFAKTIVRINKGLRKIILLKELRRTLQEPMTALFLAIFFYISLAVWQTSVAETIIMGLLMESVISAIGKAQQALQYFANLEPFYIHVRQLMADLKKEKEVWTGEKIPTLDQVINFENVVFSYSRRANVLKNVSLEIPTGKITTLIGTSGSGKTTLIDLLLGFYLPQEGTIKIDHVNLQDINLAAWRQLVGYVPQEIILLNDTILKNLTLADPSLTLQDAEAALQAAGLKTLLDSLPDGLDTIVGERGGLLSGGQRQRMAIARALIHHPKLLILDEATSALDPQTEQEIYQHIASLTPHLTIIAISHQPLWKEKAAKVYELTRGHANLVKG; via the coding sequence ATGACAAAAAAAAATAAATCTTCTGCCCTAACAATCGGACACTCGAAGAACCTGATATCCAGCGCGTTTAAAATATTTTGGAAATCCGGTTGGAAACGGGTTCTCGCTATCACAATATGCCTGGTCATCGGCAATATTGTGGGGGGGTTCGGGATTGCCAGCTTAATTCCAGCTTTCAACGCTTTGGATTACCAAGGCAGCAATTCAAATCCCTCCAATGCCCATGAAATGGTTCAGGGAATTTTTGAATTTTTAGGAATTCCTCTTGAAATATCTTATATCCTGGGCATTTTTATCATTGCCACTTTCATAAAAGCAATTTTGTCCTGCATTTCTACGAGTTATTTGGGACAAGCTGTCGCGGCGCTATCCACCAAATGGCGTTTGGCTTTATCTTTAGGAATCCAACAAGCACGTTGGCAATATTACAATATTCGCCCCTTAAATGTGGTCGTAGCAGCTCTTGATAAAGATACAGAACGAGCCGGGGCAGCTTATCGGGTTTCGGTAGAGTTTTTTGGTTTTATCCTACAGTTCTTGGCTTATTTTTGTATTGTTATGCTTATTTCTTGGCAAGTGGCGTTGATGTCTTTAGGCATAGGCTTACTGATTTCCTTGGTTTTAAACAAATTTGTGCGCATGAGCAGGAAACTTAGCGCCAAACAAAATGCAACCAATATCCGCATGGGTCGGGAAATGACCAATTTCTTACTGAACATTAAACCCCTCAAAGCCATGCAACGGCACGCACATTTCAGCCATTTATTTGCAAAAACCATTGTCCGTATCAACAAGGGATTGCGTAAAATCATCTTGCTCAAGGAATTACGCAGAACGCTGCAAGAGCCTATGACCGCCTTATTCTTAGCAATTTTCTTTTATATTTCTTTGGCCGTCTGGCAAACCTCTGTCGCTGAAACGATCATCATGGGGCTGCTCATGGAATCCGTTATCAGCGCGATCGGAAAAGCCCAGCAAGCGTTGCAATATTTTGCCAATTTAGAACCTTTTTATATCCACGTCCGCCAGTTAATGGCTGATTTGAAAAAAGAAAAAGAAGTATGGACTGGCGAAAAAATCCCGACTTTGGACCAAGTGATCAATTTTGAAAATGTTGTTTTTTCTTACAGCCGTCGCGCCAATGTTTTAAAAAATGTGTCGCTCGAAATCCCAACCGGTAAAATTACCACCTTAATCGGCACTTCAGGTTCAGGGAAAACAACCCTGATTGATCTGTTGTTAGGATTTTATTTGCCGCAGGAAGGCACAATAAAGATTGATCACGTTAATTTGCAAGACATCAATTTAGCTGCCTGGCGCCAATTAGTGGGATATGTCCCACAAGAAATTATTTTACTCAATGATACAATTTTAAAAAACCTAACATTGGCGGATCCAAGTTTAACCCTTCAAGACGCTGAAGCGGCGCTGCAAGCAGCTGGGTTGAAAACCCTACTGGATTCTTTGCCGGACGGCTTGGACACGATTGTCGGTGAACGGGGGGGGTTATTATCGGGTGGGCAACGCCAACGGATGGCTATTGCCCGGGCCCTGATCCATCACCCCAAATTATTAATTTTGGATGAAGCCACCAGCGCCCTTGATCCCCAAACGGAGCAAGAAATTTATCAGCATATCGCCTCCCTTACCCCTCATTTGACCATTATCGCCATTTCCCACCAACCTTTATGGAAAGAAAAAGCGGCCAAGGTCTATGAGTTGACTCGTGGACACGCCAATTTGGTCAAAGGGTAA
- a CDS encoding aldehyde dehydrogenase family protein encodes MRLQEMLAKLGIDPAELSTGILLVHSPIDGQLMGRVTPHTAEQASQIIKNAQIAFQACRQLPAPKRGELIQLFGQELKNSKEILGRLITMETGKILEEGRGEVQEMIDICDFATGLSRQLYGLTIASERPGHRMMETWHPLGIVGVISAFNFPAAVWAWNFALAIVCGNSVVWKPSEKTPLTALACQRLWERTIKKFQPQIPHLSQLLMGDAKVGEILVDHPQVALVSATGSTRMGKAIAPKVAGRFGRLLLELGGNNGMILTSSADLNLAMRAILFSAVGTAGQRCTSLRRLIVDQAMMPTVLSKLKSLYQQIPVGNPVTEKVLVGPMIDQQAFQGMQRALEQAKKDGGKVWGGERLYEKEYPQAYYVKPALVEMLKQTDIVRHETFAPILYILPYQNFDDAIAIHNDVPQGLSSCIFTNDIRQAERFLSAQGSDCGIANVNIGPSGAEIGGAFGGEKETGGGRESGSDSWRNYMRRATNTINYSNDLPLAQGIQFNLA; translated from the coding sequence ATGCGTTTACAGGAAATGTTAGCAAAACTGGGAATTGATCCTGCCGAATTATCAACCGGTATCCTATTGGTACACTCACCTATCGATGGGCAACTCATGGGACGTGTAACTCCTCATACGGCTGAACAAGCATCGCAGATTATTAAGAATGCCCAAATTGCTTTTCAGGCGTGCCGGCAACTGCCTGCGCCGAAAAGGGGTGAATTAATCCAGCTTTTTGGGCAAGAATTAAAGAATTCAAAAGAAATTCTTGGACGATTGATCACGATGGAAACGGGTAAGATCTTGGAAGAAGGTCGTGGGGAAGTGCAAGAAATGATTGATATTTGTGATTTTGCAACAGGTTTATCCCGGCAATTGTACGGGTTGACGATCGCGTCAGAAAGGCCTGGACACCGGATGATGGAAACCTGGCATCCCTTAGGGATTGTTGGCGTTATCAGCGCTTTTAATTTTCCAGCGGCGGTATGGGCTTGGAATTTTGCATTGGCGATTGTCTGCGGTAACAGTGTTGTGTGGAAGCCATCGGAAAAAACGCCTTTGACCGCTTTGGCCTGTCAAAGATTATGGGAACGGACGATCAAAAAATTCCAACCACAAATTCCGCATCTATCGCAACTATTGATGGGTGATGCCAAAGTTGGGGAAATATTGGTTGATCATCCTCAGGTTGCATTGGTAAGTGCCACCGGCAGCACCCGCATGGGAAAAGCCATAGCGCCCAAAGTGGCTGGCAGGTTTGGGCGCTTATTGCTGGAACTTGGCGGAAACAACGGCATGATCCTAACCTCTTCCGCTGATCTGAATTTAGCCATGCGTGCCATTTTGTTCAGTGCGGTTGGAACGGCTGGCCAGCGCTGTACCAGCCTTCGTCGCTTAATTGTCGATCAAGCCATGATGCCTACGGTCCTCAGCAAATTAAAATCCCTATATCAACAAATCCCGGTTGGTAACCCGGTTACAGAGAAAGTACTGGTAGGCCCCATGATTGACCAACAAGCATTCCAGGGGATGCAACGGGCGCTGGAACAAGCCAAGAAAGACGGTGGCAAGGTTTGGGGTGGCGAACGCTTATATGAAAAAGAATATCCGCAAGCCTATTATGTGAAACCTGCCTTGGTGGAAATGCTTAAACAAACAGATATTGTTCGGCATGAAACCTTTGCGCCTATTCTTTACATATTGCCTTATCAAAACTTCGACGACGCGATTGCCATCCATAATGACGTCCCTCAAGGCCTTTCTTCTTGTATTTTCACGAATGATATCCGGCAAGCGGAACGCTTTTTATCGGCCCAGGGAAGCGATTGCGGGATTGCCAATGTCAATATCGGCCCTAGCGGGGCAGAGATAGGAGGGGCATTTGGGGGTGAGAAGGAGACTGGCGGTGGCCGTGAATCTGGGTCTGACAGTTGGCGAAATTATATGCGGCGAGCAACCAATACGATTAATTATTCCAACGACTTACCGTTAGCGCAAGGGATACAATTTAACCTGGCCTAG
- a CDS encoding MFS transporter translates to MAGNKSRLTNVEWKIVLLMAAVQFVNILDFMMVMPLGEDIAKAMIFSSSHIGYLGGSYTAAACIAGLVTSLFLDRFDRRRALSVALLGLVTTTALGGLTENLWQLVVTRVCAGFFGGPAAALAISCVADNVHESRRGRALGVVMGSFSIASILGVPIGLELALLGSWRIPFFAVAGLGATIVLGVISLLPPQRAHMDKTMPTSFKVSKAFWNILNVLKYPGALGGLGIALFTMLTMFMIIPNIATYVQHNISFPREYMSLLYLIGGGLSFISMGIAGRMVDRFGSTSVTSITTLCIAVVLYLCFINYTFLALPVLVLFPLFMLFSSARMVSNGTILSKITPARDRAGYLSLVSAVQHLAGACGAFFSSMILSNDDQGHFVGMDKVTTIAIVLSLLLPFIMWSVEKKVSQQRALAAAASAAPDPVAIMEH, encoded by the coding sequence GTGGCAGGCAATAAAAGTCGGTTAACAAATGTGGAGTGGAAAATCGTCCTGCTGATGGCAGCAGTACAATTTGTAAATATTTTAGATTTTATGATGGTGATGCCGCTGGGCGAAGATATTGCTAAAGCGATGATATTTTCCAGCAGCCATATCGGTTATTTAGGTGGTAGTTATACGGCGGCTGCTTGTATTGCAGGGTTGGTCACTAGCCTGTTTTTGGACCGTTTTGATCGTCGCCGGGCTTTATCGGTGGCTTTACTGGGATTGGTGACAACCACGGCGCTTGGCGGGCTGACCGAAAATTTATGGCAATTAGTTGTTACTAGGGTTTGTGCAGGTTTTTTTGGTGGACCTGCGGCTGCTTTGGCCATTTCCTGTGTGGCTGACAATGTCCATGAAAGCCGGCGTGGCCGGGCTTTAGGTGTGGTAATGGGTTCTTTTTCCATAGCCTCCATTTTAGGGGTACCAATCGGGCTGGAACTAGCGTTGTTGGGTAGTTGGCGTATCCCTTTTTTCGCGGTGGCAGGATTGGGGGCAACCATTGTTCTTGGGGTGATATCTCTTCTGCCCCCACAAAGGGCACATATGGATAAGACAATGCCAACATCATTTAAAGTGAGCAAAGCTTTCTGGAATATTTTGAATGTGTTAAAATATCCAGGGGCATTAGGCGGCCTTGGCATCGCTTTGTTCACGATGTTGACGATGTTTATGATCATTCCCAACATTGCCACCTATGTGCAGCATAACATTTCGTTTCCACGGGAATATATGAGTTTATTATATTTAATTGGGGGTGGATTAAGTTTTATCAGCATGGGAATTGCGGGCCGCATGGTGGATAGGTTCGGTTCAACATCTGTCACGTCGATCACCACACTATGTATAGCTGTTGTTTTATATTTGTGTTTCATTAATTATACCTTCCTGGCCTTGCCGGTTTTAGTGTTATTTCCACTGTTTATGCTTTTTAGTTCTGCGCGAATGGTCAGTAACGGAACGATTTTATCCAAGATAACTCCAGCCCGTGACCGGGCGGGATATCTGTCACTTGTTTCCGCTGTCCAGCATTTGGCAGGAGCATGCGGTGCCTTCTTTTCATCGATGATTTTGAGCAATGATGACCAAGGTCATTTCGTTGGAATGGACAAGGTAACAACCATTGCTATCGTCCTTAGCCTGTTGTTGCCTTTTATCATGTGGTCTGTTGAAAAAAAGGTCAGCCAACAGCGGGCATTGGCAGCTGCAGCTTCTGCGGCGCCGGATCCCGTGGCGATCATGGAACATTAG
- a CDS encoding AMP nucleosidase has protein sequence MIEPEKISPIFANDADKALEHILNIYEQHTNFLRDAFRKFSTKGLKERHRAYYPYVRLRNEHFAQHDTRLSYGFVYNPGVYYTTLTRPQLFKRYLHHQMSLLLRNHGLPLEIGVSTTPIPIHFAFEEGIHLEKGLPVESLQLLREIFDVPDLAVMNDNIANGTFTVGEDFSKPLALFTAPRVDYSLFRLKHYTATSCEHFQNFVLFTNYQFYVDEFVKYGHELMRQGKSRYIAFVEPGDIRTQANSRFADQNTPKPLPRMPQMPAYHLVAPNDQGLTLVNIGVGPSNAKTITDHIAVLRPHAWIMLGHCAGLRNSQRLGDYVLAHGYVRMDHVLDADLPPWVPLPPLAEIQVALQQAVGSITGLRGYELKKIMRTGTVATVADRNWEIRPQHEQMQRFSQSRAIALDMESATIAANGFRFRVPYGTLLCVSDKPLHGEMKLPGMASAFYTQQVSQHLKIGIHTMELLADLGLESLHSRKLRSFSETAFQ, from the coding sequence ATGATAGAACCGGAGAAAATATCCCCAATCTTTGCCAATGATGCCGACAAAGCATTGGAACATATATTGAATATTTATGAACAGCACACCAATTTTTTACGCGATGCTTTTAGAAAATTTTCAACTAAGGGACTTAAGGAACGCCACCGCGCCTATTATCCCTATGTGCGGTTGCGCAATGAACATTTTGCCCAACATGACACCCGTTTAAGCTACGGGTTTGTTTATAACCCTGGGGTCTATTATACCACGTTAACGCGTCCGCAATTGTTTAAAAGATATTTGCATCACCAAATGTCGCTGTTACTCCGCAACCATGGACTACCATTGGAAATTGGCGTCAGCACTACGCCCATTCCCATCCATTTTGCTTTTGAGGAAGGCATCCATCTAGAGAAAGGCTTGCCGGTTGAAAGCTTGCAATTGCTGCGGGAGATTTTTGACGTTCCGGATTTAGCCGTCATGAACGATAACATAGCCAATGGTACTTTCACCGTTGGTGAAGATTTTAGCAAGCCGTTAGCCTTGTTTACGGCACCGCGTGTCGATTATTCCTTGTTTCGGCTGAAACATTATACCGCCACTTCTTGCGAACATTTCCAAAATTTTGTGCTTTTTACCAATTATCAGTTTTATGTGGATGAATTTGTCAAATATGGTCATGAATTAATGCGGCAGGGGAAAAGCCGCTATATCGCTTTCGTTGAACCTGGCGATATTCGTACGCAAGCCAATAGTCGCTTTGCCGATCAAAATACCCCCAAACCATTGCCCCGTATGCCGCAAATGCCAGCTTATCACCTTGTGGCTCCGAACGACCAGGGGTTGACATTGGTTAATATAGGGGTTGGGCCATCCAATGCCAAAACCATTACCGACCATATTGCGGTGTTGCGTCCGCATGCTTGGATTATGTTGGGCCATTGTGCCGGGTTACGCAACAGCCAGCGCTTGGGCGATTACGTACTGGCTCATGGCTATGTTCGGATGGATCATGTTTTAGATGCGGATTTGCCACCTTGGGTACCATTGCCACCGCTCGCTGAAATCCAAGTTGCTTTGCAGCAGGCCGTTGGATCCATCACCGGGTTGCGTGGCTATGAATTGAAAAAGATTATGCGTACTGGTACGGTTGCGACGGTTGCGGACAGAAATTGGGAAATTCGTCCCCAACATGAACAAATGCAGCGTTTTAGTCAAAGCCGTGCGATTGCCTTGGACATGGAAAGTGCAACGATTGCAGCCAACGGCTTCCGCTTCCGGGTTCCTTATGGAACGTTATTATGTGTTTCTGATAAACCTCTTCATGGAGAAATGAAGTTGCCGGGGATGGCGAGTGCTTTTTATACCCAACAAGTTTCCCAACATCTGAAAATTGGCATCCATACCATGGAACTACTGGCTGATTTGGGCCTAGAAAGCCTTCATAGCAGGAAGTTACGTAGTTTTTCAGAAACAGCTTTCCAGTAA
- a CDS encoding ribonuclease E/G, which yields MSKKMLIDASHPEETRVVVLDGKKLEDFDVETTHKKLVKGNIYLAKIVRIEPSLQAAFVEYGGNRHGFLPFSEIHPDYYRIPIEDKIALEKELEAERFSDSSMSVAAGGKGEQGEDIGSENSLSDEKYQKHPEDIAKMNQEGQDLSQQPEILASDPNNSQTPPDPVEGNVSRYPQEILYGDDTPKNNEGSATPGIIANESAVNALESLDASDHHAHQSAESNTSTEQLRAEDENAQGANTTSDESSDVEIIGGVEEIEANRRLIYQRLLRRYKIQEVIKRRQVMLIQVTKEEKANKGAAITTYISLAGRYCVLMPNSGRSGGGVSRKITSAADRKRLKAIIDELEMPKGMAVIIRTAGSERSKSEIKRDCEYLTRLWGEIRELTIHSSAPSLVYEEANLIKRAVRDLYTKEIEEIIVSGDEAYKTAKAFMRVLVPSHARRVQQDRNETIPLFQQYEVESLLLALLNPRVQLRSGGYIVIDHTEALVAIDVNSGRATRERHIEETALKTNLEAADEIARQIRLRDLSGLIVIDFIDMESASNNQAVERRLKDAMKIDRARIQIGRISTFGLLELSRQRLRPSLLESNSQVCHFCGGSGHLRSTESICLDIIRQIESDGFKKPGFEIQVVVAPVVATYILNYKRHVLADIEKRHHLAVVWMIDEKASPIDFKINYLGEIVVIPKNVKVSAPAIEQETLPGKDIFAHIRGDEENEEEQPKQRERHHQVKASAESGLQEKMETTELPDLENVASAESVHEKIAEQTPPAEGENSLFQEKRRRGDRRNDYGRGNKPKGELRHPRNKQRGQGPFPRPPRNQAQIDQTSSAISPENVGESAVLTNPQPIIPPKKEEVMKVLYSSDGRAGQDIQTKTPDREQSTPVYTARESSVSSPPLFSDKESDGNRHSQNRQKQGPDAEASNNPATAEKQRKGWWRRLIS from the coding sequence ATGAGCAAAAAAATGTTAATCGATGCCTCCCATCCGGAGGAAACACGGGTCGTTGTTCTTGATGGAAAAAAACTAGAAGACTTTGATGTCGAAACGACGCATAAAAAACTTGTTAAAGGTAATATTTATCTTGCCAAGATTGTCCGTATAGAACCATCGCTGCAGGCAGCCTTCGTTGAATATGGCGGTAATCGCCACGGTTTTTTACCCTTTAGTGAAATACATCCCGATTATTACCGTATCCCGATTGAAGATAAGATTGCCTTAGAAAAAGAGCTGGAGGCAGAAAGATTTAGTGACTCCTCTATGTCCGTCGCTGCTGGTGGTAAGGGTGAACAGGGTGAGGATATAGGTTCTGAAAATAGTCTTTCGGATGAAAAATACCAAAAACATCCCGAAGATATTGCAAAAATGAATCAAGAAGGGCAGGACCTAAGCCAACAACCTGAAATTTTGGCATCAGATCCGAATAATTCTCAGACTCCGCCGGATCCAGTTGAAGGCAATGTATCTAGGTATCCGCAAGAAATTCTATATGGGGACGATACGCCGAAGAATAATGAAGGATCAGCCACGCCTGGGATAATTGCTAATGAATCTGCGGTGAATGCTTTGGAATCCCTGGATGCTTCAGATCATCATGCACACCAGTCAGCGGAATCAAACACATCTACAGAGCAGTTGCGTGCTGAAGACGAGAATGCTCAGGGGGCAAATACCACGTCTGACGAATCATCGGATGTCGAAATTATCGGCGGGGTAGAAGAAATTGAGGCAAATAGACGGTTAATTTATCAACGTTTATTGCGGCGCTATAAAATCCAAGAAGTCATTAAACGCCGCCAGGTGATGTTGATTCAGGTGACTAAGGAAGAAAAGGCCAATAAAGGGGCCGCTATTACCACCTATATTTCTCTGGCGGGACGTTATTGCGTATTAATGCCGAATTCCGGCAGAAGTGGCGGGGGGGTTAGCCGCAAGATCACGTCAGCTGCAGATCGCAAAAGGTTAAAAGCCATTATTGATGAGCTCGAAATGCCCAAGGGAATGGCGGTTATTATCCGCACGGCTGGCAGTGAGCGTTCCAAATCAGAAATTAAGCGTGATTGTGAATATCTAACGAGGTTGTGGGGGGAAATACGTGAATTAACCATCCATTCTTCTGCCCCTAGTTTGGTTTATGAAGAAGCGAATTTGATCAAGCGGGCGGTGCGGGATTTATATACGAAGGAAATTGAGGAAATCATTGTTTCCGGCGACGAAGCCTACAAAACAGCGAAAGCTTTCATGCGGGTATTGGTACCGAGCCATGCTAGGCGCGTCCAGCAAGATCGCAATGAAACCATCCCCTTATTTCAGCAATATGAGGTGGAAAGCCTATTATTGGCCTTGTTGAATCCACGGGTGCAATTGCGCTCCGGTGGATATATCGTCATTGACCACACGGAAGCTTTAGTGGCAATTGATGTGAATTCAGGACGTGCCACTCGGGAGCGCCACATTGAGGAAACGGCTTTAAAAACCAATTTAGAGGCAGCGGATGAAATCGCCCGTCAAATTCGTTTGCGCGACTTATCAGGGTTGATCGTCATTGATTTTATCGACATGGAGAGCGCTAGTAATAACCAGGCGGTCGAACGGCGTTTAAAGGATGCGATGAAGATTGATCGGGCCCGGATCCAAATCGGGCGGATCAGTACGTTTGGTTTGCTTGAATTGTCCCGGCAGCGCTTGAGGCCTAGCTTGCTTGAGAGTAATTCGCAGGTTTGCCATTTCTGTGGCGGTAGCGGCCACTTGCGTTCAACCGAATCAATTTGTCTTGATATTATACGCCAAATTGAATCGGACGGCTTTAAAAAACCCGGCTTCGAGATCCAAGTGGTAGTGGCTCCGGTTGTTGCTACCTATATCCTGAATTATAAGCGTCATGTATTGGCTGATATTGAGAAACGCCATCATTTGGCGGTTGTCTGGATGATTGATGAAAAGGCTTCCCCGATTGACTTTAAAATCAATTATCTGGGCGAAATCGTTGTTATTCCGAAAAACGTTAAAGTATCAGCCCCAGCTATTGAGCAAGAGACATTGCCCGGGAAGGATATTTTTGCCCATATTCGCGGTGATGAGGAGAATGAAGAGGAACAGCCCAAGCAACGCGAACGTCACCACCAAGTGAAAGCAAGCGCAGAAAGCGGCTTGCAAGAAAAAATGGAAACTACCGAATTACCTGATCTTGAAAACGTGGCATCAGCTGAATCGGTTCATGAAAAAATTGCCGAACAAACCCCGCCTGCTGAAGGGGAAAACTCGCTTTTTCAGGAAAAACGCAGAAGGGGCGATCGTCGTAACGATTATGGGCGTGGCAATAAACCAAAAGGCGAACTGCGTCATCCGCGAAACAAACAGCGCGGGCAGGGACCTTTCCCTCGTCCACCCCGGAATCAGGCACAAATTGACCAAACTTCATCCGCTATTTCACCCGAAAATGTAGGCGAATCGGCGGTGTTAACTAACCCGCAGCCGATAATACCGCCGAAAAAAGAGGAAGTGATGAAAGTTCTTTACTCCTCCGATGGCAGGGCAGGGCAAGACATCCAGACGAAAACGCCAGACAGGGAACAATCAACACCGGTTTATACCGCTCGGGAATCATCGGTATCATCACCCCCATTGTTTTCAGACAAAGAAAGTGATGGCAACCGTCATTCCCAAAACAGGCAAAAACAAGGGCCGGATGCTGAGGCATCCAATAACCCGGCAACTGCAGAAAAGCAGCGCAAAGGTTGGTGGCGTCGGTTAATCAGCTAA
- a CDS encoding N-acetylmuramoyl-L-alanine amidase, with protein sequence MIGVLKKETVGLLVHSPAPARVHILCQCLLWLQRVFLYIAVFCPFSAAPSFGQALHELKAIRIGEHTDKTRMVFELSSQPAFVIFASSTPQRLIVGLEKTNSRLNPTVENRGLVKSLTYQGDTKTGLYVVIELTSAAWAKQPEIISNPGNGNVRVVIDLIPVSPERFQQQVMARATLTSPSAPTIIGINSWQELNHAGISLATSADSIDFPPIPPLKPLISSQIADNHPKMIVVIDAGHGGIDSGAVGIHGTQEKQITLSLAKKLKSLLEAEGNYMVYMTREDDRFLSLSQRVHFARSMKADLFISFHADSHADSSLRGMSVYTLSEKSSDAEAQALANKENKADIIGGVIWEEQDRQVSAILIDLLQHETNTRSVVFASLVLKEIGKETTLLRNSHRSAGFMVLKAVEVPSILLEAGYLSHIQEEALLNSPSHQDKLVQALKRAIQKYRKWKNNSFPGH encoded by the coding sequence ATGATTGGGGTTTTAAAAAAAGAAACTGTCGGATTATTGGTTCACTCCCCTGCGCCTGCAAGGGTTCATATTTTATGCCAATGTCTTTTATGGTTGCAGCGGGTATTTCTCTATATTGCCGTTTTTTGCCCGTTTTCTGCGGCTCCCAGTTTTGGGCAAGCTCTCCATGAATTAAAAGCAATACGGATTGGTGAGCATACCGATAAAACACGGATGGTTTTTGAGTTATCTAGCCAACCTGCCTTCGTCATTTTTGCCTCCAGCACACCCCAACGGTTGATTGTCGGCTTGGAAAAAACCAATAGCCGCCTGAATCCCACCGTTGAGAATCGAGGGTTGGTTAAAAGCCTTACCTATCAAGGGGATACCAAAACCGGACTTTATGTGGTGATTGAACTAACATCTGCCGCTTGGGCCAAGCAACCAGAAATTATTTCTAACCCAGGCAATGGTAATGTCCGGGTGGTGATTGATTTAATTCCGGTCTCACCCGAGCGTTTCCAGCAGCAAGTCATGGCTCGGGCCACTCTAACCTCTCCTTCTGCCCCTACTATCATAGGTATCAATAGCTGGCAGGAGTTAAATCATGCCGGTATAAGCTTGGCTACATCTGCAGATTCCATAGACTTCCCCCCTATTCCGCCACTCAAGCCATTAATAAGTTCTCAGATTGCCGATAACCACCCCAAAATGATTGTTGTGATTGATGCAGGGCATGGCGGCATTGATTCGGGAGCAGTTGGTATCCACGGCACCCAAGAAAAACAAATTACCCTATCGCTTGCCAAAAAATTAAAATCTTTGTTGGAAGCAGAAGGTAACTATATGGTCTATATGACCCGTGAAGATGATCGCTTTTTATCTCTCAGCCAACGCGTTCATTTCGCCCGTTCCATGAAAGCAGATTTGTTTATTTCCTTCCATGCCGATTCCCATGCCGACTCATCTCTAAGGGGCATGTCAGTTTATACTTTATCCGAAAAATCTTCAGACGCCGAAGCCCAGGCACTGGCCAATAAAGAAAATAAGGCGGATATTATTGGGGGGGTCATATGGGAAGAACAAGATCGGCAAGTTAGTGCCATTTTAATTGATTTGTTGCAACATGAAACCAATACCCGGTCGGTAGTTTTTGCCTCTTTGGTATTGAAAGAAATTGGTAAAGAGACTACACTCCTGAGGAATAGCCACCGCTCCGCAGGCTTTATGGTTTTAAAGGCAGTAGAAGTGCCATCCATTTTGCTTGAAGCGGGGTATTTATCGCATATCCAGGAAGAGGCGCTGCTGAATTCGCCATCCCATCAAGATAAATTGGTGCAGGCGCTAAAGCGTGCTATTCAAAAATATAGGAAGTGGAAAAATAATTCGTTCCCGGGACACTAA